In a genomic window of Coregonus clupeaformis isolate EN_2021a chromosome 27, ASM2061545v1, whole genome shotgun sequence:
- the tmem72 gene encoding transmembrane protein 72 isoform X2 — protein sequence MGSAVTAWWVMVEVACRILGISTAAVLCAVGVDTLRQGEFHSLAIYLLLSGAGMMVFEVAYFLDALLQMCLPFPPGWRVFVLWGKMARLGGFQKFLYYSMMSVVCFLHPVLVWHAVIPGIMLLVTAFFNFILSKNTQTVSPKDLEDNVGITSVCVSERGGTEHTFSFLHMPMGRRGAGLAFVPRESGLGVGERGESSRAMLEVEMEQPGSELERGRDGGERWKEKERHVHFQNSATEETEMEEYHDFEPETTSDTAPMITN from the exons TGCTTTGTGCTGTGGGGGTGGACACGTTGCGACAGGGGGAGTTCCACAGTCTGGCCATCTACCTGCT GTTGTCTGGGGCAGGTATGATGGTGTTTGAGGTAGCCTACTTCCTAGATGCCCTCCTGCAGATGTGTCTGCC TTTCCCCCCAGGGTggcgtgtgtttgtgttgtggggAAAGATGGCTCGTCTTGGAGGCTTTCAGAAGTTCCTCTACTACTCCATGATGTCAGTAGTGTGTTTTCTTCACCCTGTGTTAGTGTGGCATGCTGTTATACCAG GCATCATGCTCCTGGTCACGGCCTTCTTCAACTTCATCCTCAGCAAAAATACCCAAACAGTGTCCCCTAAAGACCTGGAGGACAATGTAGGGataacgtctgtgtgtgtgtctgaaagaGGAGGGACAGAACACACCTTCTCCTTCCTCCACATGCCGATGGGCAGGAGAGGGGCAGGGCTGGCGTTCGTACCCAGGGAGAGTGGCTTGGGAGtgggcgagagaggagagagcagccggGCCATgctggaggtagagatggagcaGCCAGGGTCAGAGCTGGAGcgagggagggacggaggagagaggtggaaagagaaGGAAAGACATGTCCATTTCCAGAACAGTGCTACAGAGGAGACAGAAATGGAGGAGTACCACGACTTTGAACCAGAGACCACCTCGGACACCGCTCCTATGATCACTAACTGA
- the tmem72 gene encoding transmembrane protein 72 isoform X1, producing MGSAVTAWWVMVEVACRILGISTAAVLCAVGVDTLRQGEFHSLAIYLLLSGAGMMVFEVAYFLDALLQMCLPFPPGWRVFVLWGKMARLGGFQKFLYYSMMSVVCFLHPVLVWHAVIPGNTTLPGIMLLVTAFFNFILSKNTQTVSPKDLEDNVGITSVCVSERGGTEHTFSFLHMPMGRRGAGLAFVPRESGLGVGERGESSRAMLEVEMEQPGSELERGRDGGERWKEKERHVHFQNSATEETEMEEYHDFEPETTSDTAPMITN from the exons TGCTTTGTGCTGTGGGGGTGGACACGTTGCGACAGGGGGAGTTCCACAGTCTGGCCATCTACCTGCT GTTGTCTGGGGCAGGTATGATGGTGTTTGAGGTAGCCTACTTCCTAGATGCCCTCCTGCAGATGTGTCTGCC TTTCCCCCCAGGGTggcgtgtgtttgtgttgtggggAAAGATGGCTCGTCTTGGAGGCTTTCAGAAGTTCCTCTACTACTCCATGATGTCAGTAGTGTGTTTTCTTCACCCTGTGTTAGTGTGGCATGCTGTTATACCAGGTAACACCACTCTACCAG GCATCATGCTCCTGGTCACGGCCTTCTTCAACTTCATCCTCAGCAAAAATACCCAAACAGTGTCCCCTAAAGACCTGGAGGACAATGTAGGGataacgtctgtgtgtgtgtctgaaagaGGAGGGACAGAACACACCTTCTCCTTCCTCCACATGCCGATGGGCAGGAGAGGGGCAGGGCTGGCGTTCGTACCCAGGGAGAGTGGCTTGGGAGtgggcgagagaggagagagcagccggGCCATgctggaggtagagatggagcaGCCAGGGTCAGAGCTGGAGcgagggagggacggaggagagaggtggaaagagaaGGAAAGACATGTCCATTTCCAGAACAGTGCTACAGAGGAGACAGAAATGGAGGAGTACCACGACTTTGAACCAGAGACCACCTCGGACACCGCTCCTATGATCACTAACTGA